The Nocardia vinacea genome contains the following window.
CGTATCTGACACAGCAGACAGCCGGTAACAGCGAAGTTCTCGGCGCGGCAGTTGTTCACCCAGGTCGTAGTGACTGAGTGACTACGGTGACAAGGAGGTCATACGTGACGATCGAGACTCTCGTCCGGCCCGAACGCAATGGGCTGGATCGGCCGATTCCGCTGTCCGCGCGCGATATCGACAGGTTGACCCGCGAGGTGATGGCACATCTCGCGGAGTCGGACGAACAGTGCGGCGCGCTGCCGGGACAAACGCTGGTTCGCGATGTGAAGGCCGTGGTCCGGATCTGCCTGGGATGGCTGATCCACTGCGTGAACGGTCACGCGCTGCCGACGAGGACCGACCGGCTCGCGATTGCGGCCGCCGGATGTACCCGTGAAGGGATCCCCGTCGATACCGTTCTGCATGCGGTTCACGAGGGCTTCAAAGTGGGGCTGGATCTGATATTCGCTCGTACGGGTCCGGCGGATGTACTCGGCGTCGTCCGGGGCACCGCTACGGTGCTGGAGCTGTCGAAACTGACAACCGCCACCGTCAGTAAGGCCTACGTCCTCGAGCACAAGGCCGTTGCCGCCGAGCATCAGACCGCGGCGCACAGCCTGACCTCGGCGTTGCTCGCCGGTCATCTCGATTCCGCGGCGGCGCGGGAATGCGGCCTACCGATCGCCGACGAGTACTCGGTGCTTGCCGTCGCGATTCCGGCGCATCCGGATGAGAGCCATCCGCAGCTCGACGGACAGGTTGTCGCACGCCGTAAGCTCCGCCGCCTCCAAGCCGCACTCGCGACCATATTCGGAGGGACGGCGCTGTCGCTGTTATCCGTCGACGGCGGAACGATTCTCGTCCCGTCCACCATGCGGACCGATCCCGAACTCGACGGACTGGTGCAACGCATGTCCTCGGCCACGCAGGTGCCGCTCACCGTCGCCGTTGTCACCGCCCGCCCCGACGAGGTGCCCATCGCCGCGCGCCATGCCCACGAACTCCTCGACACCGTGCAACAGCTCG
Protein-coding sequences here:
- a CDS encoding helix-turn-helix domain-containing protein, with translation MTIETLVRPERNGLDRPIPLSARDIDRLTREVMAHLAESDEQCGALPGQTLVRDVKAVVRICLGWLIHCVNGHALPTRTDRLAIAAAGCTREGIPVDTVLHAVHEGFKVGLDLIFARTGPADVLGVVRGTATVLELSKLTTATVSKAYVLEHKAVAAEHQTAAHSLTSALLAGHLDSAAARECGLPIADEYSVLAVAIPAHPDESHPQLDGQVVARRKLRRLQAALATIFGGTALSLLSVDGGTILVPSTMRTDPELDGLVQRMSSATQVPLTVAVVTARPDEVPIAARHAHELLDTVQQLELEPGVYRFTELALQYQLTRPGLGRDALANRLTPLHEHPDLSETLQIYIDTGLSRTRAARKLCVHPNTVDYRLRRIAHLTGFDPADPSGLWYLRSALVARKGNTAYGPPPPTAC